The nucleotide sequence TGAAATTTACAATATTGTTCAAGCTACATTGTTTCTTACCATATATTGTGGATATCactaaatattttgtaaatgtGTTTAGTGACATATCTTTAAACTGCACTCTTTCGGAGGACTATGCTGCAAAATTCGACAAATTTAACAATGATAACAAGGAAAGTGGCCCAGTTATATTGATGTTGAAGTATGGGAAGATTAAGGAAgaaggttgttttttttttttttttacatatttctcTTATACTGTTATATTTAAAttgcatatacatatatattttatgaggAGGATATTTTCAAATGATCAATATTACAGGTAAATACCTCAGTGTTACTAACACGTATGGTGCTACGAAAATGCTGATCAATGCTGATATATCCCATATCAAAACGTTCAGGGAAAGGCAAGTATTTTAATAGCACCCATGCATCTCTTACACTACAAACATTTGTTGAATTTAATACTAATTCATCTATAATACTGTGCAGCTTGCCCAAGAATGATCAGATGATGACCCAAAGCCAAGTTATGTGTACACAATCATCAGCTGGGTCGCAATTTAGTACGGATGATGACTTGCTATCTAATCCGTTAATCATGCCACTATCTGATATTCTGCAGCTTGAacaggtatatattttttcgtaatgttttttgcttatatattaTTCTAACATCATCTGATACTTTGTATTTTGATTTCTCTCAGATTTCTTATGTTGTCACTGTTGCAAAAATAGAGAAGGTGAATTCAACTAAATTCGGTTGGTACTACTTGGCTTGCGACAAGTGTGGTAAGATTGCTAAGGGTGACAAACCTCCATACACttgtgagaaaggccacaataCTGAGAAAACAATTGAGAGGTAAAATATAGTTCATACTTTATAACTAATAGTCCTCTAACATGCATAAAACATGGCACTATATATTACATATATATTGTTCCTTTTCAGGTACAAACTTGAGATGGATGTTTTGTATGGAGATACAAAGGCTACATTTGTTTTTTGGGATCGTGAATCCACACAGTTACTGGGGATTTCTGCTGCCCAACTTCGAATTAACATGATTCAGGTTTAATCAATaagatattttatttgacaatatttGTGACGAGTTTCATATATATctcaaatattcaaataattccTTATATGTTTCATATATTAACGTAAATGAGATGTTTAATCATGTAGGCTGGTATTACAAACCGACTAGAATATCCAATGCTCATGGATAGCATAGGTGGGAAGACTATGGCTTTTAAGATCAAATGGCAGCCAAAATGTAAAACAATATCTGTCGTTTGCTATAGACAAGGAGATGTTTTGGCTAAGTTGGTCAGTTCTAAATTCCCCGAAGCTGTGGTATGCCATAAGTTTCTTTTCAAATTAGTTTTATGTCATTACTTTCATATATACACATGTCTAACTGCATTATTATAATCCATATGCTTATATCAACAACTATTGAGACACTTACCACATCATAAATGTTGTTGTCTAATTCACGAGATCGACGACTTACATGCTGAGTCAGCTGATGATGTTGAAAACACTCCTGACGGTCTTACCGTTACGGAAGAGGTCACGATGTCTGTTGTAAGTATTGATTAGTTGTGAAGTTGATATAATCAGAATATTGATTCATgctatttaaaatataaatatttaagacGTGGTTTTTTACCTTTGTTTCAGGATGTATCTGCAACTGCTGAATACAATCCGGTCACATTGAGCCAGCTCACCCCAATGAGTGATAAGTCTCAAGGAAAGACCAGCAATGATACGTCTGATGATAAATTCACGTTGAAGAGGGTTAAGGTTATCAAGACTGAAAAGATCATTCCTGCCAAGCAGTCTTCGTCGAAGAAGGTTAAGGTTATCAAGACTGAAAAGAAGTGAAACATGATCTCTGTTACTACTTATCTAGGGATGATCCCTGTTTTGTAATATTACTAATATTGCTTTATCGCTTGGTACCAAACTTTCTGCCAATGTGATAATAGACAAGTTATTCATCCAATATAggatgctatatatatatatatatatatatatatatatatatatatatatatatatataaattatgaacCTTTGCTTCTATATATGTTATGAACTTATTAGtctctttataaaaaaattgcatcatGTTTTAACAATATTCCTGATTAGTCTCTTTATGCAACCGTTCCACATAATGTTGTAGATTGCTTCCGGCACAACTGATTGATCAAAATTGTCTTTATTGATCTACCACAATTTTATAATTGGCAAcatcttttaaatttgatttcatATACATATCTTGCTTGCACGTCCAACACACTTTACAACATAGCTTTGTGGCATTGTATTGACAAGaatcttataaattattattgatgtaGAACTACACAATCAACCTTATACATTTAGTGAGCAAGTTTTATGTAGAGGGATCACAAGGTCGTGAGTTATCAATTGCTGCTTACAGGTATATGGCTCCAGAATATGTCTCTAGTGGACAACTTACAGACAAATCAGATGTTTTCTCTTATGGAGTCATACTCCTTGAGTTAATAACTGGACGAAAGCCGATTGATAAAGATAAGACTTACATGAACGATAGTTTGGTTGAGTGGGTAAGTGTTACCATAGAGAGTTTATTCAATtatacattttaattaatattaatttcattactttcaatttaatatattttaggcaaatgctaacttgtgtcttCAAGGATACATGTTAAGGAactcattataaaaatatacgTATTAAAAGTCGAACAGTCTACttcttaaaagttaaattatCATGTTTTTCAATGCAAAGTTGTTCATTTTGGGttccttaacttgtgcccttatgacataagttagcatgaccctatattttactccctccgtcttttaaaaatagtcgtttaaggtttatgcacgattattaagaaaatgattaattgtgttgattttgatagtaaaattagtatcatttactaaaatacctttttaattgtagttagtggagtagttaagttagatgaaattcaataaataatgatataataatgaaaaaaataataaatcctacattggtattctaaagtgacaattattttgagaaaaagaaaagtgggtaaagagacaattat is from Medicago truncatula cultivar Jemalong A17 chromosome 1, MtrunA17r5.0-ANR, whole genome shotgun sequence and encodes:
- the LOC11428572 gene encoding uncharacterized protein isoform X2, whose protein sequence is MSTGPTINATSTVPLIITPGDLPPATTLPSQTPPSSKESPSPLPSISTGAIVGIAIGAVVILMVLLLLCICCCKKKKRRRDEERCAREQSDRERSQHQNRRLSQRTKAKQKKVQGPKLKNDSKSPSPAPIQSGQLPVVASPKSTHASISSRQPPHAALPTLTAPPLVSSSGGSGSKPSAEMATPFEVKTRPFVFIKDINVKKDFWKMAVKVRDKWTVVKDGREHSEMVIVDAKGTDVQVIIPTEYKAETDKMIEENTTYTLSNFLVLTNDLSFKASDNKYKLIWTGGTTAVDPNVHDIPDKDLKFKPFAEIVDRKWRSDLLYHVIGYVHEIGYRQGVSKKRQVNLTLKDLSDISLNCTLSEDYAAKFDKFNNDNKESGPVILMLKYGKIKEEGKYLSVTNTYGATKMLINADISHIKTFRESLPKNDQMMTQSQVMCTQSSAGSQFSTDDDLLSNPLIMPLSDILQLEQISYVVTVAKIEKVNSTKFGWYYLACDKCGKIAKGDKPPYTCEKGHNTEKTIERYKLEMDVLYGDTKATFVFWDRESTQLLGISAAQLRINMIQAGITNRLEYPMLMDSIGGKTMAFKIKWQPKCKTISVVCYRQGDVLAKLVSSKFPEAVIDDLHAESADDVENTPDGLTVTEEVTMSVDVSATAEYNPVTLSQLTPMSDKSQGKTSNDTSDDKFTLKRVKVIKTEKIIPAKQSSSKKVKVIKTEKK
- the LOC11428572 gene encoding uncharacterized protein isoform X3, whose protein sequence is MSTGPTINATSTVPLIITPGDLPPATTLPSQTPPSSKESPSPLPSISTGAIVGIAIGAVVILMVLLLLCICCCKKKKRRRDEERCAREQSDRERSQHQNRRLSQTEMATPFEVKTRPFVFIKDINVKKDFWKMAVKVRDKWTVVKDGREHSEMVIVDAKGTDVQVIIPTEYKAETDKMIEENTTYTLSNFLVLTNDLSFKASDNKYKLIWTGGTTAVDPNVHDIPDKDLKFKPFAEIVDRKWRSDLLYHVIGYVHEIGYRQGVSKKRQVNLTLKDLSDISLNCTLSEDYAAKFDKFNNDNKESGPVILMLKYGKIKEEGKYLSVTNTYGATKMLINADISHIKTFRESLPKNDQMMTQSQVMCTQSSAGSQFSTDDDLLSNPLIMPLSDILQLEQISYVVTVAKIEKVNSTKFGWYYLACDKCGKIAKGDKPPYTCEKGHNTEKTIERYKLEMDVLYGDTKATFVFWDRESTQLLGISAAQLRINMIQAGITNRLEYPMLMDSIGGKTMAFKIKWQPKCKTISVVCYRQGDVLAKLVSSKFPEAVIDDLHAESADDVENTPDGLTVTEEVTMSVDVSATAEYNPVTLSQLTPMSDKSQGKTSNDTSDDKFTLKRVKVIKTEKIIPAKQSSSKKVKVIKTEKK